The Polyangium aurulentum genomic interval GCCAGCTCGTAGCCGCGCGTCTGGACGCCGAGGGACTTGTCGTGGCCGAGCACCTGAAGATCGAGATCGAACGCGTCGATCTTGGTCGTGCCGCTCGGGTCGTGCGCGAGCGGGTAGGTGAAGCGCCGGATGCCCGCGGCCTGGTCGACGACCTGCGTGTACGTCAGCACCACCCGCCGCGAGCCGCGCTTCGGGATCGGAAAAATTTTGAGCTCAAAGCGACCGCCGCGTTGCCACTCGAGCAGCGCCGGATCGCGCCACGGACCGGGCACCCAGATGATCTCCTCGCGCGGCTTCGGCGTCTTTGGCGCCGCGTTCTGGATGACGCCGCGCCAGATCGCCGCGCCCTTGTCGCGGTCGACGAACGCGCCCTCCATCATCTTGCCGTCGACCTCGAGCGCGAGCTTCTCGATCTGCGCGCCCGGCGGTAGCGGGAAGCGGAAGATGCCCTCGAGCTCCTCGTCCGTGTCGTTCGTGAACGTCTCGTCGACCTCGGTCCGCGCCACGACGTCCACGATGCGCACCTTCACCGAGTGCTTCGCGAGCCGCACCGCGTGGTCCTTCTCCTTCGTCTGACCAGGCTTGCGCGCCCGCAGCTCGCCGAGCCCGCGCAACACCGGCGCGTCGAGCTCCTCCGGCGAGCGATCGCTCCACTCGAGGCTGTCGGCCACCGACGTCGAGCTCGCCACTACGGGCTCCTGATCGCGACCGATCGTCGCCTCCTCGCCCGCGCGGACCTCGACCGATCGCCCCGACGAGGACCGCAGACGCACCGCCCCACGCGCGACCTCGACGCTCGCGCGGTCCTTGCCCGCGGTGAGCATGAGCTTCGTGCCGAGCACCTCCACCTCGCCCTGCCCGAACGCAAAGCGCGCGGGAGGCGCGCCCTTCACGCTGGCCACGTCGGCGACGATCGATCCCTCGACGAGCCGCGCCACCCGATCGCGCCCCTCCTCGATCGAGACCGACGAGCCACGATCGATCGCGAGCTGCGTCCCGTCCGCGAGCGAGACGTACGCGCGCGTCCGAGCGTCCGTGCGCAGCGTGGTCCCCGGTTTGATCGCGGCGCCTCCCTCGACGCGCGAGCAAGCGCCCGCCGCGTCGCAGGCCTCGAGGCCCCCGGTCTTGTCGGCCGACGCGCGCGACACCGTGTCGATCTTGCCCGACCACACGGCCTCCACCGGGCCGTCCGTCGTCGTCTCGTTCGCCTTGCCCTTCACGTAGAAGCCCACGGCCGCCGCAGCGGCCATCGCGCCGAGCAGACCGGCGACGAACTTTGGGCGGCGCAGCAGCGTGACCGCATGGCCCTCGCTCTTCGGCTTCGCCGTCGCTGCGGGCGCCTTCTGCGCAGGCGCCGCCTCGGGCATGGTCTTCGCCACCGTTCCTCGCGCGCTCGGTCGCGTCGAGGACGCCTCGGGCTGGGTGATCGCTTGTGCCGGCGCGGGCGTGCGCACGTCCGCGGGTTTTTCCGTTCGCTCCTCGAGCGCTCTCTCTGCTGACGGCAGCGTTCCGCCGCTCTTCGACAGATCGATCTCCGTCGGCGCGTGCGCGACCTCGGTCTTCGAGATGGCGATCGCGCCGTCCGATCGCGCCGCCCGATCGCCCTCCGACGAGGGCACGCGCGTCACGCTCTTCGATGCCGCCCCGGCGGGCGCTTCGAGCTTCGCCACGTCGAGCCGCGCGAGCACCCGGTCCGCGAAGCCCGCGTCGGCGCGAAAGTCGGCCCCCGCGTGCGACACCAGCTCCGCTGCGCGCTCTGCGTCGTGGCGAAGGTCGCGGCACGCATCGCAGTCGGCGATGTGATCGTAGAGCGCCTGGGGAGCCGTTCCCTCGAGGACGTCGGCGATCTGCTCTTCGACCTCGCGGCAGAGCCCACCTGCATTCGTCTCGCTCGTGCTCATCGCTTCACTCCTCGCCGATCTCTGCCCGCAGCCGAGCGATCGCCCGGCTCACGCGCTTGCGCGCCGCCGCCTCGTCGATCCCGCACGCCACGCCGAGCTCCTTGAAGGACAGGCCCGCGTCGTAACGCAGCACCAGCGCCTCCCGTTCGCTCGGCTTGAGCTTCTGCAACGCCGCGCGCGCGCGGTTTGCCCGCTCCTTCTCGAGCGCCAGCTCGCCCGCGTCCGCCGTACGCCCCGCCGACGTGTCGTGCACGAGCCGCAAGCGCGCCTTCTGTCGCGCCGCCGTCTCGGTGTACCGACCACAGATGCGCCGCGCGATGCCGTACAGGAACGCGCGCACGCTCCCCTCGGATCGGTACTGCGGGAACGCGTCGTAGGCCGCGAGCA includes:
- a CDS encoding RNA polymerase sigma factor codes for the protein MAVEEATMAPGLARAEAKFEERSLAEEARAIEALIASGEHREALARCARAYAASIGRLCMAFTGSQADSEELVQETLLAAYDAFPQYRSEGSVRAFLYGIARRICGRYTETAARQKARLRLVHDTSAGRTADAGELALEKERANRARAALQKLKPSEREALVLRYDAGLSFKELGVACGIDEAAARKRVSRAIARLRAEIGEE